A genome region from Alistipes dispar includes the following:
- the metH gene encoding methionine synthase, with the protein MTSNKLYDCLDERILLLDGGFGTMVQSYGLGEEEYRGERFRRWEVQLKGCNDLLALTRPDTVREIHEKYLRAGADIITTDSFNANAVSLADYRLEGLAYEISKAAAAVARRAADAFTERNPLKPRFVAGSMGPTNRTASMSADVADPAAREVTFRRLAEAYTEQARGLLDGGADILLIETVFDTLNAKAALYAIDTLCAERGQRVPVMVSGTLADASGRTLSGQTVEAFAVSVSHAHLLSVGLNCAYGARQLLPYLERLAAVAGVRVSAHPNAGLPNVMGGYDETPAMFAEDVGEYMRRGLVNIVGGCCGTTPAHIFELSKIVGGYAPRPLPAPRHETVLSGLEPLRIVPEANFINVGERTNVAGSARFARLVREGNYEEALSVARAQVEAGAQIVDVCMDDGLIDGPQAMRTFLNLMASEPEIARVPVMIDSSKWEVLQAGLEATQGKAVVNSISLKEGEAEFLRRAREIRRYGAAAVVMLFDERGQADTFERKTEVAERAYALLTGDGFPPEDIVFDPNVLAVATGIPEHDGYAKAFIDATRWIKEHLPHAKVSGGVSNLSFAFRGNNAVREAMHSAFLYHAIRAGMDMGIVNPQMLRVYSEIEPELLCRVEDVILCRRADAAERLTEYAHEVQQTAQAQPQAPDAWRAGTLEERIGHAMLKGVADYVEQDALEGYETLGSPMAVIDTLLMPAMERVGALFGEGKMFLPQVVKTARVMKRAVAALTPYIERGAEQTPHSAGKVLIATVKGDVHDIGKNIVSVVMACNGYEIRDLGVMVESERIVDEAVAWGAQCICLSGLITPSLDEMAHVCEELERRRLRIPVIIGGATTSDLHTAVRIAPVYSGVVVHSANASRNSQILARLLGPGGERYAAVVKAGQETLRGEYLRREAARELIPIAEARRNARRTAPHRPVRPLHPGRMVFPDYDVADVEPYIDWNFFFPAWGMKGRYPEILDHPEQGPEARRLFDDAQALLARIRDERLLTLQAVAGIFPARAEGDDIRVTDSKGRERTLAMLRNQTRGEENRSLADFIAPEGDWIGCFAVTAGIGLKELAERFRAEGDDYSAIMAKLLADRLTEAFAEAVHAFVRRQMWGYEQGDPLPPGQIVRGEYRGRRMAFGYPASPDHSLKREVFDLLAVEITTGMRLTENWMISPGEALCGLFFADAEYFSVGRIDAEQLLDYARRRGMEAGEVKKIIPNNIR; encoded by the coding sequence ATGACAAGCAACAAACTATACGACTGCCTCGACGAGCGCATCCTGCTGCTCGACGGCGGATTCGGCACGATGGTGCAGAGCTACGGCCTCGGCGAGGAGGAGTACCGCGGAGAGCGGTTCCGCCGCTGGGAGGTGCAGCTCAAGGGGTGCAACGACCTGCTTGCGCTGACCCGCCCCGACACGGTGCGCGAGATTCACGAAAAATACCTTCGGGCCGGGGCCGACATCATCACGACCGACTCGTTCAACGCCAACGCCGTGTCGCTGGCCGACTACCGCCTGGAGGGACTGGCCTACGAGATTTCGAAGGCCGCGGCCGCCGTGGCCCGCCGGGCGGCGGACGCCTTCACGGAGCGCAACCCGCTCAAGCCGCGGTTCGTGGCCGGCTCGATGGGCCCGACGAACCGCACCGCCTCGATGTCGGCCGACGTGGCGGACCCCGCGGCGCGCGAAGTGACGTTCCGCCGGCTCGCCGAAGCCTACACGGAGCAGGCGCGGGGCCTGCTGGACGGCGGCGCGGACATCCTGCTGATCGAGACCGTCTTCGACACGCTCAACGCCAAGGCGGCCCTCTACGCCATCGACACCCTCTGCGCCGAACGGGGGCAACGGGTTCCCGTCATGGTCTCCGGCACGCTGGCCGACGCCAGCGGCCGCACCCTCTCGGGACAGACCGTCGAAGCCTTCGCCGTCTCCGTGTCGCACGCGCACCTGCTCTCCGTGGGGCTCAACTGCGCCTACGGAGCCAGACAACTGCTCCCCTACCTCGAACGGCTCGCCGCCGTGGCCGGCGTGCGCGTCTCGGCGCACCCCAACGCCGGCCTGCCGAACGTCATGGGCGGCTACGACGAGACCCCCGCGATGTTCGCCGAGGACGTGGGCGAATACATGCGCCGCGGGCTGGTCAATATCGTGGGAGGCTGCTGCGGCACGACGCCGGCGCACATTTTCGAACTGTCGAAGATCGTCGGCGGCTACGCCCCGCGGCCGCTGCCCGCACCGCGGCACGAAACGGTGCTGAGCGGTCTGGAGCCGCTGCGGATCGTCCCCGAGGCGAACTTCATCAACGTCGGCGAACGCACGAACGTCGCCGGATCGGCCCGCTTCGCCCGCCTCGTGCGCGAAGGCAACTACGAGGAGGCGCTCTCGGTGGCCCGCGCGCAGGTCGAGGCCGGGGCGCAGATCGTGGACGTCTGCATGGACGACGGCCTGATCGACGGTCCGCAGGCCATGCGTACGTTCCTCAACCTGATGGCCTCGGAGCCCGAGATCGCCCGCGTGCCGGTGATGATCGACTCGTCGAAGTGGGAGGTGTTGCAGGCCGGGCTGGAGGCGACGCAGGGCAAGGCCGTGGTGAACTCCATCTCGCTCAAGGAGGGCGAGGCGGAATTTCTGCGCCGCGCCCGGGAGATCCGCCGCTACGGCGCCGCCGCGGTGGTGATGCTTTTCGACGAGCGGGGGCAGGCCGACACCTTCGAGCGCAAGACGGAAGTGGCCGAACGGGCCTACGCGCTGCTCACCGGCGACGGATTCCCGCCCGAAGACATCGTATTCGACCCCAACGTGCTGGCCGTGGCCACGGGAATCCCCGAACACGACGGCTATGCCAAAGCCTTCATCGACGCGACGCGCTGGATCAAGGAGCACCTCCCCCACGCGAAGGTCTCGGGCGGGGTGTCGAACCTCTCGTTCGCCTTCCGCGGCAACAACGCCGTGCGCGAGGCGATGCACTCGGCGTTCCTCTACCACGCCATCCGGGCCGGAATGGACATGGGCATCGTCAATCCGCAGATGCTCCGCGTTTACAGCGAGATCGAACCCGAACTGCTCTGCCGCGTCGAGGACGTGATCCTCTGCCGCCGGGCCGACGCCGCGGAGCGGCTCACGGAGTACGCCCACGAGGTGCAGCAGACGGCCCAGGCACAGCCGCAGGCTCCCGACGCATGGCGTGCGGGGACGCTCGAGGAGCGTATCGGGCACGCGATGCTCAAGGGCGTGGCCGACTACGTGGAACAGGACGCACTGGAGGGTTACGAAACGCTGGGAAGCCCGATGGCGGTGATCGACACGCTGCTGATGCCCGCGATGGAGCGGGTCGGAGCCCTCTTCGGCGAGGGGAAAATGTTCCTGCCGCAGGTAGTGAAGACCGCCCGCGTGATGAAGCGCGCCGTGGCGGCGCTGACGCCCTACATCGAACGAGGAGCGGAACAGACGCCGCACAGCGCCGGCAAGGTGCTCATCGCCACGGTCAAGGGCGACGTGCACGACATCGGCAAGAACATCGTCTCGGTGGTGATGGCCTGCAACGGCTACGAAATCCGCGACCTGGGCGTGATGGTCGAATCGGAACGCATCGTGGACGAAGCCGTGGCATGGGGCGCGCAGTGCATCTGCCTGAGCGGACTGATCACCCCGTCGCTCGACGAAATGGCGCACGTCTGCGAGGAGCTGGAGCGCCGCAGGCTGCGCATTCCGGTCATCATCGGCGGCGCGACGACCTCGGACCTCCACACGGCGGTCCGGATCGCCCCGGTCTATTCGGGCGTCGTGGTCCACTCGGCGAACGCCAGCCGCAACAGCCAGATCCTCGCACGGCTGCTCGGTCCCGGCGGCGAGCGGTATGCCGCCGTCGTGAAGGCCGGGCAGGAGACCCTGCGCGGCGAATACCTCCGGCGGGAGGCCGCGCGCGAACTCATTCCGATCGCCGAGGCGCGCAGGAACGCCCGCCGCACCGCGCCGCACCGTCCCGTGCGGCCGCTCCACCCGGGGCGGATGGTCTTCCCCGACTACGACGTGGCCGACGTCGAACCCTACATCGACTGGAACTTCTTCTTCCCCGCCTGGGGCATGAAGGGCCGCTACCCGGAGATTCTGGACCACCCCGAACAGGGGCCCGAGGCGCGCAGGCTCTTCGACGACGCGCAGGCGCTGCTGGCGCGCATCCGCGACGAACGGCTGCTGACGTTGCAGGCCGTCGCGGGCATCTTCCCCGCCCGTGCGGAGGGCGACGACATCCGGGTGACGGACAGCAAGGGGCGCGAACGGACCCTGGCGATGCTCCGCAACCAGACGCGCGGCGAGGAGAACCGCTCGCTGGCGGACTTCATCGCTCCGGAAGGGGACTGGATCGGCTGTTTCGCCGTGACGGCCGGCATCGGGCTGAAAGAGCTCGCGGAGCGGTTCCGCGCGGAGGGCGACGACTATTCGGCGATCATGGCCAAGCTGCTGGCCGACCGCCTGACGGAGGCTTTCGCCGAGGCCGTGCACGCCTTCGTGCGGCGGCAAATGTGGGGCTACGAACAGGGCGACCCGCTCCCTCCCGGGCAGATCGTCCGCGGCGAATACCGGGGCCGCCGCATGGCCTTCGGCTATCCCGCCTCGCCCGACCACTCGCTCAAACGGGAGGTCTTCGACCTGCTCGCGGTGGAGATCACGACGGGGATGCGCCTGACGGAGAACTGGATGATCTCCCCGGGCGAGGCGCTCTGCGGACTGTTCTTCGCCGACGCGGAGTACTTCTCCGTGGGCCGGATCGACGCAGAACAACTCCTGGACTACGCCCGCCGCAGGGGCATGGAGGCCGGGGAAGTGAAAAAAATCATTCCGAACAACATCCGATGA
- a CDS encoding methylenetetrahydrofolate reductase translates to MNVPEIINEAIAAGRTRFAFELLPPLKGDGMQKIFAAIDPLMPFDPAYINITYHREGIKETALPDGGIEWHVVRRRPGTVGISAAIQHRYGVEVVPHLICGGLSKYDIEDTLIDMDFLGLHNVLALRGDRSQNERRFMPHPQGHAHAADLVRQIAAMNRGEFVDGEVEECHHSKFSIGVAGYPEVHFEARDVTSDIRHLREKIDAGAEYVITQMFFDNSRYFDFVRRCREAGIAVPIIPGLKPISTLRHLEVLPETFAVTLPEELVREAKAHPEHVREVGVEWTVAQSRELMAAGVPVLHYYTMSRTTNIQQIVKALF, encoded by the coding sequence ATGAACGTACCAGAGATCATAAACGAAGCCATCGCCGCCGGACGCACCCGGTTCGCCTTCGAGCTGCTGCCGCCGCTCAAGGGGGACGGGATGCAGAAGATTTTCGCGGCCATCGACCCGCTGATGCCCTTCGACCCGGCCTATATCAACATCACCTACCACCGCGAGGGTATCAAGGAGACCGCGCTCCCGGACGGCGGCATCGAATGGCACGTCGTGCGCCGCCGTCCCGGCACGGTGGGTATCTCGGCCGCCATCCAGCACCGTTACGGCGTGGAGGTGGTCCCGCACCTGATCTGCGGGGGCCTCTCGAAATACGACATCGAGGACACGCTCATCGACATGGATTTCCTCGGGCTGCACAACGTGCTGGCGCTGCGCGGCGACCGGTCGCAGAACGAACGGCGGTTCATGCCCCACCCGCAGGGACACGCCCACGCGGCGGACCTCGTGCGGCAGATCGCGGCGATGAACCGCGGGGAGTTCGTGGACGGCGAAGTGGAGGAGTGCCACCACTCGAAATTCTCGATCGGCGTGGCCGGCTACCCCGAAGTGCATTTCGAGGCCCGCGACGTGACGAGCGACATCCGCCACCTCAGGGAGAAGATCGACGCCGGGGCGGAGTACGTCATAACGCAGATGTTCTTCGACAACAGCCGCTACTTCGACTTCGTGCGCCGCTGCCGCGAGGCGGGCATCGCCGTGCCGATCATCCCGGGCCTCAAGCCGATCTCGACGCTGCGTCACCTGGAGGTGCTGCCCGAAACCTTCGCCGTGACGCTGCCCGAGGAGCTGGTCCGCGAAGCGAAGGCGCACCCGGAGCACGTGCGCGAAGTGGGCGTGGAGTGGACCGTCGCCCAAAGCCGCGAACTGATGGCCGCAGGCGTCCCCGTGCTCCACTACTATACGATGAGCCGCACGACCAACATCCAGCAGATCGTGAAGGCCCTCTTCTGA
- a CDS encoding M20 family metallopeptidase, translated as MTPVEFRRRLHAHPELSFREDGTAAFIAEQLAELGIEHRTIARTGILARIPGRRTTPGDRRAVVLRADIDALPIAERTGLAYSSRNAGVMHACGHDVHAAVLFGVLQRLAADPDFSGTLLGLFQPGEECNPGGASLVLAEDPFGEYDIRAVIGEHVEPQLEVGTLGFRAGKYMAASDELRLRVRGTGGHGALRSQLRDPVAAGAELLTRLVALNGEECVLSVGRVQADGATNVVPDELYMEGTLRTFDEREREIIHRRIANIAADIDKRHGVRTDVGIGRGYPCVVNDEILVKRAVALAQETGLKVEMLPLRTTAEDFGFYCRVYPSLFYRLGVGAAAGRPHTPSFSPDEGAIDAGIGFMGRLALQILNRQ; from the coding sequence ATGACACCCGTCGAATTCCGCCGCCGGCTGCACGCGCATCCCGAACTCTCGTTCCGGGAGGACGGCACGGCGGCATTCATCGCAGAACAGCTCGCAGAGCTGGGCATCGAACACCGCACGATAGCCCGGACGGGCATTCTGGCACGCATCCCGGGACGCAGGACGACGCCGGGCGACCGGCGGGCCGTGGTGCTGCGCGCCGACATCGACGCCCTGCCGATCGCCGAGCGGACCGGATTGGCGTACAGCTCCCGGAACGCAGGAGTGATGCACGCCTGCGGACACGACGTGCACGCGGCGGTGCTCTTCGGCGTCCTGCAACGCCTGGCCGCCGATCCCGACTTCAGCGGCACGCTCCTCGGGCTGTTCCAGCCCGGCGAGGAGTGCAACCCCGGGGGCGCCTCGCTGGTGCTGGCCGAGGACCCGTTCGGGGAGTACGACATCCGGGCGGTGATCGGCGAGCACGTGGAGCCGCAGCTCGAAGTCGGCACGCTGGGATTCCGCGCCGGGAAGTACATGGCCGCGAGCGACGAGCTGCGCCTCCGGGTCCGCGGCACGGGCGGCCACGGCGCGCTGCGCAGCCAGCTCAGGGACCCCGTGGCGGCGGGCGCCGAGCTGCTGACGCGCCTCGTCGCGCTCAACGGCGAGGAGTGCGTGCTTTCGGTGGGCCGCGTGCAGGCCGACGGGGCGACGAACGTCGTGCCCGACGAACTGTACATGGAGGGCACGCTGCGCACCTTCGACGAACGCGAGCGCGAAATCATCCACCGCCGCATCGCCAACATCGCCGCGGACATCGACAAACGCCACGGCGTGCGCACCGACGTCGGGATCGGCCGCGGCTATCCGTGCGTGGTGAACGACGAAATCCTCGTCAAACGGGCCGTGGCGCTGGCCCAAGAGACGGGGCTGAAGGTCGAGATGCTCCCGCTGCGCACCACGGCCGAGGATTTCGGGTTCTACTGCCGCGTCTATCCGTCGCTGTTCTACCGGCTGGGGGTGGGCGCCGCCGCAGGACGCCCTCACACGCCCTCATTTTCCCCCGACGAGGGGGCCATCGACGCGGGCATCGGCTTCATGGGCCGCCTGGCGTTGCAAATACTCAACAGACAATGA
- the rnr gene encoding ribonuclease R, whose amino-acid sequence MKKQNTRRTQRSAAKTDRTSVILNLFREAPNNKFSLKHLASASGGASKEGRRETLEILGRLFEEGIVEECAREKYRLTQKHLPHYEGVADMTSSGAVYVRVEGLENDIFVNQRNASNALDGDRVEVAVMHRGRDGKLEGQVTRIVERNRKPYVGVAEVGAHQIFVRADSRRMPMDIYLSKRTCPDIRDGEKVVVRIADWQPGSKSPVGELVERLGMAGNNDTEMHAILAEYELPYRFEEEVERAAGAIDARITAGEIASRRDFRDTVTFTVDPADAKDFDDALSVRRVRDGVWEIGVHIADVTHYVRPHSTIDDEAVERGTSVYLVDRTVPMLPERLSNELCSLRPNETSLCFSAVFTLDENLEILDEWFGRTVIHSDRRFTYAEAQEVIETGRGDYAEEILTLNRLAQGLRRQRFRNGAISFDREEVKFRLDENGRPLGIYFKEQKESNQMIEEFMLLANRRVAEFCSHRRSEKGRAVPRTMVYRVHDTPSEEKLDRFRQFILRFGHVFKASKGRAVAREMNKLFAQIKGSTEENAVSTMAVRAMAKAYYSTDNIGHYGLAFPCYTHFTSPIRRYPDMMVHRLLAHYLAGGKSADKAEIDALCERASDREVIAAEAERASIKYKMVEFMKEHIGEEFEGHISGLTEWGVYVELDETHIEGMSFLRDIEGDYFSFEETTYEIVGRATGRRLTLGDAVRIRVKRADLQKRQLDFELLLPGAPARHKGGDPDFHGSRGSHTAGGNGAGSRGRNGSGSHRSSRRKGR is encoded by the coding sequence ATGAAAAAGCAAAACACCCGCCGCACTCAGCGAAGCGCGGCGAAGACGGACCGGACGTCCGTGATACTGAATCTTTTCCGCGAGGCTCCCAACAACAAGTTCTCGCTCAAGCACCTGGCCTCGGCCTCGGGAGGCGCCTCGAAGGAGGGCCGCCGCGAGACGCTCGAAATCCTCGGGCGGCTCTTCGAGGAGGGGATCGTCGAGGAGTGCGCACGGGAGAAGTACCGCCTCACGCAGAAGCACCTGCCCCACTACGAGGGCGTGGCCGACATGACCTCCTCGGGCGCGGTGTACGTGCGGGTCGAAGGGCTCGAAAACGATATTTTCGTCAATCAGCGCAACGCCTCCAACGCCCTCGACGGCGACCGCGTGGAGGTGGCCGTGATGCACCGCGGCCGCGACGGGAAACTCGAAGGCCAGGTCACGCGCATCGTCGAACGCAACCGCAAGCCCTACGTGGGTGTGGCGGAGGTGGGCGCGCACCAGATCTTCGTGCGCGCCGACTCGCGCCGGATGCCCATGGACATCTACCTGTCGAAACGCACGTGCCCCGACATCCGCGACGGCGAGAAGGTCGTGGTGCGCATCGCCGACTGGCAGCCGGGCAGCAAAAGCCCCGTGGGCGAGCTGGTCGAGCGGCTGGGCATGGCCGGCAACAACGATACGGAGATGCACGCCATTCTGGCCGAATACGAACTCCCCTACCGCTTCGAAGAGGAGGTCGAGCGGGCTGCCGGGGCCATCGACGCCCGGATCACGGCCGGGGAGATCGCCTCGCGGCGCGACTTCCGCGACACGGTGACCTTCACCGTGGACCCGGCCGACGCCAAGGACTTCGACGACGCGCTGTCGGTGCGCAGGGTGCGCGACGGCGTGTGGGAGATCGGCGTGCACATCGCCGACGTCACGCACTACGTCCGCCCGCACTCGACGATCGACGACGAAGCCGTAGAGCGCGGCACGTCGGTCTATCTGGTGGACCGCACCGTGCCGATGCTGCCCGAGCGGCTCTCGAACGAACTCTGCTCGCTGCGCCCCAACGAGACGAGTCTCTGTTTCTCGGCGGTCTTCACGCTCGACGAGAACCTCGAGATTCTCGACGAATGGTTCGGCCGCACGGTGATCCACTCCGACCGCCGCTTCACCTACGCCGAGGCGCAGGAGGTGATCGAGACGGGCCGCGGCGACTACGCCGAGGAGATTCTGACGCTCAACCGGCTGGCCCAGGGACTGCGCCGCCAGCGGTTCCGCAACGGCGCGATCTCGTTCGACCGCGAGGAGGTGAAATTCCGGCTCGACGAGAACGGCAGGCCGCTGGGCATCTACTTCAAGGAGCAGAAGGAATCGAACCAGATGATCGAGGAGTTCATGCTGCTGGCCAACCGCCGCGTGGCGGAGTTCTGCAGCCACCGCCGCAGCGAAAAGGGCCGCGCCGTGCCGCGCACGATGGTCTATCGCGTGCACGACACCCCGAGCGAGGAGAAGCTCGACCGGTTCCGGCAGTTCATCCTCCGCTTCGGCCACGTCTTCAAAGCCTCGAAAGGCCGCGCCGTCGCCAGGGAGATGAACAAGCTCTTCGCGCAGATCAAGGGTTCGACCGAGGAGAACGCCGTTTCGACGATGGCCGTGCGCGCCATGGCCAAAGCCTACTACTCGACCGACAACATCGGCCACTACGGACTGGCGTTTCCCTGCTACACGCACTTCACGTCGCCCATCCGCCGCTATCCCGACATGATGGTGCACCGCCTGCTGGCGCACTACCTCGCCGGGGGCAAATCGGCGGACAAGGCCGAAATCGACGCCCTGTGCGAACGGGCGTCGGACCGCGAGGTGATCGCCGCGGAGGCCGAACGCGCCTCGATCAAATACAAGATGGTCGAATTCATGAAGGAGCACATCGGCGAGGAGTTCGAGGGCCACATCTCGGGCCTCACGGAGTGGGGCGTCTATGTGGAGCTGGACGAGACGCACATCGAGGGCATGTCGTTCCTGCGGGACATCGAAGGCGACTACTTCTCCTTCGAGGAGACGACCTACGAGATCGTCGGCCGCGCCACGGGCCGCCGCCTCACGCTGGGCGACGCCGTGCGCATCCGCGTCAAGCGCGCCGACTTGCAGAAGCGGCAGCTCGACTTCGAGCTGCTGCTGCCCGGAGCCCCGGCCCGGCACAAGGGCGGAGACCCCGATTTCCACGGGTCGCGCGGCAGCCACACCGCCGGCGGGAACGGGGCCGGGTCACGCGGCCGGAACGGCAGCGGATCGCACCGCTCGTCGCGCCGGAAAGGGAGGTAG